TAGAAGAATATAGTATAGAAGCTTTTTTATCAATGAAAAATGAAATCCTTCCTATAAAATTCATTTTCCGAAAAAATTTTTTCAATTTGCACAATTACCTATTTATTTATTTATCTTAAAGTGATAAATTATGAATGATTAGGTGATTATGATCCTGCGTCAGAGGTCTGAGCCGAAGAAAAAACAAAGATGGGCAGCATACATAATAGTAATATTGTCACATAAAAAAAGAGAAAGTGACATATTCCCCTTGAAGAAACAGGTCTTTTCTCCCTTCTCTTCTTGAAATCCACCTTAGATCGCCTTCTTTATAACATCTGCTGAGTCACTGAACCGTCTTAATCGCTGATAATTTAATTACAGGGGGTTTTTTAATTTGAAAAAGCGAAAAGTAGGACTTGCCCTTTCTTTAGTCTTAGCTGCTGGAACTTTCCTTACTGCATGCGGCAGCAATAATGAAAGTTCTTCCGGTGATAGTACAGGAGGAAAATCGGATTTCACAGTTGGTATGGTAACTGATACTGGCGGAGTTGACGATAAATCGTTTAACCAATCTGCTTGGGAAGGCATTCAAAAGTTTGGTAAGGATACCGGCCTTGAAAAAGGTAAGAAAGGCTACGATTATGTCCAGTCTGAAAGTGATGCGGACTATACAACGAACTTAAACCAAATGGTCCGACAAAAATTCCAATTGATCTATGGTGTTGGCTATCTTCTTGCTGAACCGCTATCAGATGTTGCTGACCAGCAAAAAGATACAAACTTTGCCATTATCGATTCAGTAGTGAAGAAGGATAACGTGGCTAGCATCACCTTTAAAGAGAATGAAGGATCGTTCCTTGTCGGAGTAGCAGCGGGCTTGTCTACCGAATCCAATAAAATCGGTTTTGTCGGCGGTATGGATTCCGAATTGATTAAAAAGTTTGAAGCAGGATTCAAAGCTGGTGTTCATTCAGTAAATCCAGATGCAGTAGTACAAGCGAAATATGCCGGTGACTTCGGTAAGCCAGAGCTTGGAAAGTCAATCGCGGAAAGCATGTACAAATCAGGAGTTGACGTTATTTACCAAGCAGCAGGCGGAACTGGCAACGGTGTATTTACAGAAGCCATCAACCTGAAAAAGCAAGATAAAAACCGAAAAGTATGGGTTATCGGTGTTGATAGAGACCAGTATGAAGAAGGCAACGTACCGGGAACCGATTCAAACGTAACATTAACTTCCATGGTTAAGCGTGTCGATTTAGCTGTTGAAGACGTTGCGAAAAAATCGAACGAAGGAAACTTCCCTGGCGGTGAAATCCTGCAATACGGCCTGAAAGAAGACGGCATCGGAATTTCCGAGCATACTGAAAATCTTTCTGAGGATACAGTAAAATCAGTGGATGAGTGGAAGCAAAAACTACTTAGCGGTGACGTAACCGCTCCTTCTACAGATGAAGAATTAAAAGAATTTATGAAAAAATAGGATACAAACCGGGATAAGGCTTTACCTTATCCCCCTTTTTTCGAGTGAAAGACATACGAAAATCTAAATTGGAGAAGGTAAAGGAAAAGTTGCAATTCATACCTGCAGCTTTTCTTTTGTTGATATCTCAATTTCATAGAGGGAGCGATTTAGCGGTGGATTACGTTATTGAAATGTTGAATATACGTAAAGAATTTCCCGGGATTGTCGCCAATGATGATATCACCCTGCAGGTGAAAAAAGGTGAAATCCATGCACTATTAGGAGAAAACGGAGCTGGAAAATCGACACTGATGAATGTTCTTTTCGGATTATACCAGCCGGAAAAAGGCGAAATACGGGTCGATGGGAAGCCTGTCAAAATCACGAATCCTAATATAGCAAATGACCTTGGAATCGGTATGGTCCATCAGCATTTTATGCTCGTCGATACCTTTACAGTCACAGAAAATATCATTCTTGGAAAAGAACCCAGCAAGATGGGGAAAATGGACGTGAAAAGCGCGTCCAGAGAGATTAAAAAATTATCAGATCAATACGGGCTGCAAATCGATCCCGATGCAAAGATTTCGGATATTTCCGTAGGCATGCAGCAGAGGGTTGAAATCTTAAAGACACTGTACCGTGGAGCAGATATTCTTATCTTTGATGAGCCTACTGCGGTACTGACTCCGCAAGAAATAACTGAGCTTATGCAGATTATGAAAAATCTGATTAATGAAGGAAAATCGATTATCCTTATCACTCATAAATTAAAAGAAATTCTGGCTGTTTGTGAAAGAGTCACAGTTATTCGAAAAGGAAAAGGCATCAAAACACTGAATGTAAGCAATACGAATCAGGATGAACTTGCTAGTTTAATGGTTGGCCGCGATGTTTCATTTAAAACGGTAAAGGATGAAGCAATCCCTGCTGAAGAAGTGTTATCCATCAAAAACCTTTCAGTTAAGGATATTCGTGGCGTTGATGCTGTCAAAAACTTAAATCTATCAATCAGAGCCGGAGAAATTGTCGGACTGGCCGGGGTAGACGGAAACGGACAATCAGAATTAATTGAAGCGATCACAGGCTTGCGGAAATCCGATTCAGGAACGATTTCGTTAAACGGGAAAGAGATTCAAAATACGCCGCCTAGAAAGATTACCCAGCAGGGAGTCGGCCATATCCCGCAAGACAGGCACAAGCACGGACTTGTTCTCGACTTTCCAATCGGAATAAATATGATACTACAAAACTATTATCTCCCGCCTTATTCAAAAAACGGCATTTTGAATTACAAAAAAATCTATGAAAAGGCAAAACAGTTAATCAGTGAATTCGATGTGAGAACTCCGAATGAATATACTGAAGCCAGAGCTCTATCCGGCGGAAACCAGCAAAAAGCGATTATCGGCAGAGAAGTTGACCGTGACCCCGATTTGTTAATCGCAGCCCAGCCGACACGCGGACTGGATGTCGGTGCGATTGAATTTATTCACAAACGGTTGATCGATCAAAGAAACAATGGCAAAGCTGTCCTTCTCTTGTCTTTTGAATTAGATGAAATTTTAAATGTCAGCGACCGAATCGCCGTTTTGTTTGAAGGGAGCATTATCGCAATTGTAGATCCGAAAGATACATCAGAACAGGAATTAGGTCTGCTTATGGCCGGCAGTACGAAAAAGGAAGCGGGGAACGAAGCTAATGTTTAAACGATTAAACAACATCCTCGTCCCTATTACAGCAATTGCACTTGGATTAATTGTTGGGGCGGTAATTATGATGATGAGCGGATACAACTTGGCTAACGGGTACTCGGCTCTTTGGAACGGAATTTTTGCAGATACTTGGACAATGGGTGAAACAGTAAGGCAAATTACACCTTATATCCTGTCAGGACTGGCGGTTGCCTTTGCCTTTCGCGCAGGGCTGTTCAATATTGGCGTTGAAGGCCAGGTCCTCGTTGGCTGGACGGCTGCAGTATGGGCAGGTACGACTATTCATGCACCAGCATACATTCACCTCCCTCTTTCCCTGCTTATTGCAGCACTCGCAGGTGGTTTATGGGGATTCATACCGGGATTTTTAAAAGCTCGTTTTTATGTCCATGAGGTTATCGTAACGATCATGATGAACTATGTAGCCCTTCATGTGACAAACTACATAATCTCAAATGTACTAACTGATCATAAGGACAAGACAGGCAGAATTGCAGAAACAGCGTCGCTCCGCTCTTCTATTTTT
This window of the Bacillus gobiensis genome carries:
- a CDS encoding ABC transporter ATP-binding protein, with the translated sequence MDYVIEMLNIRKEFPGIVANDDITLQVKKGEIHALLGENGAGKSTLMNVLFGLYQPEKGEIRVDGKPVKITNPNIANDLGIGMVHQHFMLVDTFTVTENIILGKEPSKMGKMDVKSASREIKKLSDQYGLQIDPDAKISDISVGMQQRVEILKTLYRGADILIFDEPTAVLTPQEITELMQIMKNLINEGKSIILITHKLKEILAVCERVTVIRKGKGIKTLNVSNTNQDELASLMVGRDVSFKTVKDEAIPAEEVLSIKNLSVKDIRGVDAVKNLNLSIRAGEIVGLAGVDGNGQSELIEAITGLRKSDSGTISLNGKEIQNTPPRKITQQGVGHIPQDRHKHGLVLDFPIGINMILQNYYLPPYSKNGILNYKKIYEKAKQLISEFDVRTPNEYTEARALSGGNQQKAIIGREVDRDPDLLIAAQPTRGLDVGAIEFIHKRLIDQRNNGKAVLLLSFELDEILNVSDRIAVLFEGSIIAIVDPKDTSEQELGLLMAGSTKKEAGNEANV
- a CDS encoding BMP family lipoprotein, whose protein sequence is MKKRKVGLALSLVLAAGTFLTACGSNNESSSGDSTGGKSDFTVGMVTDTGGVDDKSFNQSAWEGIQKFGKDTGLEKGKKGYDYVQSESDADYTTNLNQMVRQKFQLIYGVGYLLAEPLSDVADQQKDTNFAIIDSVVKKDNVASITFKENEGSFLVGVAAGLSTESNKIGFVGGMDSELIKKFEAGFKAGVHSVNPDAVVQAKYAGDFGKPELGKSIAESMYKSGVDVIYQAAGGTGNGVFTEAINLKKQDKNRKVWVIGVDRDQYEEGNVPGTDSNVTLTSMVKRVDLAVEDVAKKSNEGNFPGGEILQYGLKEDGIGISEHTENLSEDTVKSVDEWKQKLLSGDVTAPSTDEELKEFMKK
- a CDS encoding ABC transporter permease, whose amino-acid sequence is MFKRLNNILVPITAIALGLIVGAVIMMMSGYNLANGYSALWNGIFADTWTMGETVRQITPYILSGLAVAFAFRAGLFNIGVEGQVLVGWTAAVWAGTTIHAPAYIHLPLSLLIAALAGGLWGFIPGFLKARFYVHEVIVTIMMNYVALHVTNYIISNVLTDHKDKTGRIAETASLRSSIFEEATFNSRMHWGIVVAIIGAIIMWFILEKTTKGFELKAVGLNKHASAYAGMSVKKNIITAMVISGAFAGLAGAMEGLGTFEYASVKGAFTGVGFDGIAVALLGGNTAVGVVLAAALLGALKVGALNMPLEAGVPTEVVDIIISIIILFVAANYLIRLVSARITKKGDK